One window from the genome of Saccharomyces mikatae IFO 1815 strain IFO1815 genome assembly, chromosome: 4 encodes:
- the TRS23 gene encoding TRAPP subunit TRS23 (similar to Saccharomyces cerevisiae TRS23 (YDR246W); ancestral locus Anc_8.476), translating into MAIETILIINKSGGLIYQRNFTDDEQKLNSNEYLILASTLHGVFAIASQLTPKALQLTQQTSIDNTIPYIPYVGMSSNRSDIRSGSGNNNKQHGNNEKLGSFKGDDFFKEPFTNWNKSGLRQLCTDQFTMFIYQTLTGLKFVAISSSVMPQRQPSVTTNDKPDRPKNSSNLAIQIADNFLRKVYCLYSDYVMKDPSYSMEMPIRSNLFDEKVKKMVENLQ; encoded by the coding sequence ATGGCGATCGAAACAATACTGATAATAAACAAATCAGGCGGATTAATCTACCAGCGAAATTTCACCGACGACgaacaaaaattgaacaGTAACGAGTACTTAATCCTTGCCAGTACGTTGCACGGTGTATTTGCCATAGCGAGCCAGCTGACTCCAAAGGCGTTACAGCTTACCCAACAAACAAGCATTGACAATACCATCCCGTATATACCCTACGTGGGCATGTCAAGTAACAGAAGTGATATAAGAAGCGGCAGTGGAAATAACAACAAACAGCATGgtaacaatgaaaaattgggCAGTTTCAAAGGagatgattttttcaaagaaccATTCACAAACTGGAACAAGAGCGGGTTAAGGCAGTTATGCACAGACCAGTTCACAATGTTCATATATCAAACCTTAACTGGCCTGAAGTTTGTCGCTATAAGCTCCAGCGTGATGCCGCAGAGACAACCAAGCGTAACTACCAACGACAAGCCTGATCGACCCAAGAATTCTTCGAACTTGGCTATCCAGATAGCCGATAACTTTCTAAGAAAAGTCTACTGTTTGTATAGTGACTACGTCATGAAAGACCCATCATACTCGATGGAAATGCCTATCAGATCCAATCTTTTCGATGAAAAGGTTAAAAAGATGGTAGAAAACCTGCAATAG
- the RMD5 gene encoding ubiquitin-protein ligase RMD5 (similar to Saccharomyces cerevisiae RMD5 (YDR255C); ancestral locus Anc_8.495) yields the protein MSELLDNFEMEFSKFYTDSSLEETNLQKCLNHTHEFKSQLKKLKAHLSKHIRESDPETYNNLNEKEKQKFKRKRELIIEKLNKSQRQWDHSVKKQIKHVSQQSNRFHKTILNKLKEFDIDSVYVNTLPKETMENVNEAIGYHILRYSIDNMPLENKNETFRYLKDVYGINNKESTEFIEMGQIVHDLKKGDTESCLKWCTNELDSPSSNHAALSSLKFDLYTLSAMQVVMCGNPVEVYHKITQDAPLDCFRHREKELMKNVVPLLTKSLIGQPIEDIDSRVNKELKDCISLFVKEYCAAKHIFFDSPLFLIVLSGLISFQFFIKYKTIRELAHVDWTTKDELPFDVNLPGFLTHFHPIFICPVLKEETTTENPPYSLACHHIISKKALDRLSKNGTITFKCPYCPVNTSMSSTKKVRFVML from the coding sequence ATGTCAGAATTACTAGATAACTTCGAGATGGagttttccaaattttatACCGACAGCAGTCTAGAGGAGACGAACCTTCAAAAATGTCTCAACCATACTCATGAGTTCAAGAGCCAACTAAAGAAGCTGAAAGCTCACTTAAGCAAGCATATTCGAGAATCAGATCCAGAAACCTACAATAATTTGAATGAGAAGGAGAAACAAAAGTTTAAGAGGAAAAGGGAACTCATCATTGAGAAATTAAACAAGTCGCAAAGACAATGGGATCATTCGgtaaagaaacaaataaagCATGTTTCTCAGCAATCAAATCGATTTCATAAAACGAttttaaacaaattaaaagagTTTGATATAGATAGCGTGTACGTTAATACATTACCCAAGGAAACAATGGAAAATGTTAATGAGGCTATTGGCTATCATATATTGAGATATAGCATAGATAACATGCCGCTAGAAAATAAGAACGAGACCTTTCGGTATTTGAAAGATGTATATGGAATTAACAATAAAGAATCCACTGAATTTATTGAGATGGGCCAAATTGTACATGATCTGAAAAAGGGTGACACAGAAAGTTGTCTAAAATGGTGCACCAACGAATTGGACAGCCCATCATCTAATCATGCAGCTTTATCTTCGTTGAAATTCGATTTATATACTTTGTCTGCAATGCAGGTAGTGATGTGTGGAAATCCTGTCGAGGTATACCACAAAATTACACAGGATGCGCCCTTGGATTGCTTCCGACACAGGGAAAAggaattgatgaagaatgtCGTACCATTGCTAACTAAATCGCTTATAGGCCAGCccattgaagatattgattCTAGAGTGaataaagaattaaaaGACTGTATATCTTTATTCGTTAAAGAATACTGTGCTGCAAaacatattttctttgattcacCTTTGTTTTTAATAGTACTAAGTGGgttgatttcttttcaatttttcatcaaatataaaacCATCAGGGAGCTAGCACATGTTGACTGGACCACGAAAGATGAGTTGCCATTTGATGTCAATCTTCCAGGCTTCCTGACCCATTTCCACCCGATTTTTATATGTCCAGTACTGAAGGAGGAAACCACGACCGAAAACCCTCCTTATTCATTGGCATGCCATCATATCATTTCTAAAAAAGCGTTAGACAGATTGTCAAAGAATGGGACAATTACTTTCAAGTGCCCATATTGTCCGGTAAATACCTCGATGAGCAGCACAAAAAAGGTGCGTTTTGTAATGctttaa
- the SMKI04G4570 gene encoding uncharacterized protein (similar to Saccharomyces cerevisiae YDR249C; ancestral locus Anc_8.483) → MGYIVTGYPSRHDKRKKHVLPLHQYTASSINLQHHVNLLEASVLPKRSISQDSKLSRSQTKKLRHRQKLTLQDLPIEVIQHIFILSKGEPSMFTLNRFFYSCLRPSFSLLSKIMWEKYLFDPLKFGVNNIKANSGNIVIPTLFEHDTFFQLLLNHHHILLKEISHFLPSKYYQDMQNGEFDTSKELDLCSMSMENTEKEDFPKIFYKNTRIFLTHRECVKSIGNHFILKKPYDVISPFIEWFFQGIEKQGANTSSKFTVNFLFESIDLILCVSESVTKKLTSIEPLSTMIFLLYFTYVDVVKTLNFERFFQNTSRLQFIEKFILKYYYDPSLVENELLSDTNIWDLLRRVSDLKLIDVVVECGGRPQYGVLFA, encoded by the coding sequence ATGGGCTATATTGTAACGGGGTACCCTAGTCGGCATGAtaagagaaagaaacatGTACTTCCTTTGCATCAGTATACGGCGTCTTCAATAAACTTGCAGCATCATGTAAATCTCTTAGAGGCCTCGGTCTTGCCTAAGAGATCAATATCGCAAGATTCCAAACTTTCTAGATCACAAACTAAAAAACTTCGGCATCGCCAGAAACTAACTTTGCAAGATTTACCTATAGAGGTCATTCAacatattttcattttgtcAAAAGGTGAACCATCAATGTTCACCTTGaatagatttttttatagcTGCTTGAGAccatctttttcattgctCTCCAAGATCATGTGGGAGAAATATCTTTTTGACCCGCTCAAATTTGGAGTGAATAACATAAAAGCCAATTCAGGAAACATCGTGATTCCCACATTATTCGAACATGACACGTTTTTTCAATTACTACTAAACCATCATcatattcttttaaaagaaatttctcACTTTCTTCCCAGTAAGTACTACCAAGACATGCAGAATGGTGAATTTGATACATCTAAAGAGTTAGATTTGTGTTCAATGAGCATGGAAAATACTGAGAAAGAAGACTTCCCTAAAATTTTCTATAAAAACACGCGTATTTTTCTCACACACAGAGAATGTGTGAAGTCCATTGGCAATCATTTCATCTTAAAAAAACCTTATGATGTAATATCACCTTTTATAGAATGGTTTTTTCAAGGCATTGAAAAGCAAGGGGCGAACACAAGCTCTAAATTTACCGtaaattttctatttgaGTCAATAGATTTGATTCTATGTGTTTCTGAATCtgtaacaaaaaaattgactTCCATTGAACCTCTTTCGACCATGATATTCTTACTATATTTTACTTATGTTGATGTGGTCAAGACTCTGAATTTCGAGCGTTTTTTCCAGAATACGTCAAGGTTACAGTTCATTGAGAAATTTATCTTAAAATACTATTACGACCCATCATTAGTGGAGAACGAACTTTTATCTGATACTAACATTTGGGACTTGCTAAGGAGAGTTTCTGATTTAAAGCTTATAGATGTGGTTGTTGAATGTGGTGGAAGACCTCAGTATGGTGTGCTATTTGCTTAG
- the BTT1 gene encoding CCR4-NOT core subunit BTT1 (similar to Saccharomyces cerevisiae BTT1 (YDR252W) and EGD1 (YPL037C); ancestral locus Anc_8.485), translating into MPVDQEKLAKLHRLSTANKVGGTRRKINKKGNLFNTNDKDDSKLQTELHKLHPLTVENVAEANFFKKNGKILHFSNTVVQIAPQCNLTMIHGQPKENTINGLYPSIASQLGSQELEYLMDLAHKLESEQTILDQLVERDSKAKDQVMNS; encoded by the coding sequence ATGCCTGtagatcaagaaaaattggctAAACTACACAGGCTATCAACAGCAAACAAAGTTGGTGGGACCAGAAGgaaaattaataaaaagGGTAATCTATTCAATACGAATGACAAGGATGATAGCAAGTTACAAACAGAATTACATAAACTACACCCATTGACGGTTGAAAACGTTGCTGAAgcaaatttcttcaaaaagaacGGGAAAATATTACACTTCAGCAATACGGTGGTTCAAATTGCTCCTCAGTGCAACCTCACAATGATCCACGGTcaaccaaaagaaaacacaaTCAATGGCTTATATCCAAGCATAGCATCTCAATTAGGTAGCCAAGAGCTTGAATATTTGATGGATTTGGCTCACAAGCTAGAAAGTGAACAAACAATCCTCGATCAACTCGTTGAGAGAGATTCCAAAGCAAAAGATCAAGTAATGAACAGCTGA
- the MET32 gene encoding Met32p (similar to Saccharomyces cerevisiae MET32 (YDR253C) and MET31 (YPL038W); ancestral locus Anc_8.486), with amino-acid sequence MEDEDAAFIKQATEAIVDVSLNMDNIDPIIKELLERVRKRRNTSRNGKTSLKPGKNSIDISSYGGAVEIEKETELERISKPSESKSQDRRNSTGEKKFKCAKCSLEFSRSSDLRRHEKTHFAILPNICPQCGKGFARKDALKRHYDTLTCRRNRTKLLTAGGEGINELLRKVKQSNIVNSQKSNSNSSSSSNG; translated from the coding sequence atgGAGGACGAGGATGCAGCATTTATTAAACAGGCCACAGAAGCAATAGTGGACGTATCACTAAATATGGACAACATAGATCCTATCATAAAAGAATTACTAGAAAGAGTAAGAAAGAGGCGAAACACGTCACGAAATGGAAAAACTTCACTCAAACCAGGAAAGAATAGTATTGATATTAGTAGTTACGGTGGGGCCGTAGAGATCGAAAAGGAAACCGAATTGGAAAGAATATCCAAGCCCAGTGAAAGCAAGTCTCAAGACCGGCGGAACAGTACtggtgaaaaaaaattcaaatgtGCAAAATGTTCTTTGGAATTCTCACGATCATCCGATTTGAGAAGACACGAGAAGACACATTTTGCCATATTACCTAACATTTGTCCTCAATGTGGCAAAGGTTTTGCAAGGAAAGATGCATTGAAAAGACACTATGATACATTAACTTGTAGAAGAAATAGGACTAAATTGTTAACTGCAGGTGGTGAGGGTATTAATGAATTATTGAGAAAGGTCAAGCAGTCAAATATCGTTAATAGTCAGAAGAGCAACAGCAATAGTAGCAGTAGCAGCAACGGTTGA
- the SMKI04G4560 gene encoding gluconokinase (similar to Saccharomyces cerevisiae YDR248C; ancestral locus Anc_8.478): protein MGKFKVIVLAGTAGTGKSTIAGELLHEFKDTYPDLKFIEGDDLHPPANVEKMSRGIPLNDDDRWDWLKKVAVESTKAAANTNEHLSIVACSSLKKKYRDLIRQTCPESEFHFIFLYASKIEVLKRLKTRKGHFMKADMMESQFRDLELPDINEETDCDIVPLDFKTFYQIEKDVIYVVKRRVLKVE from the coding sequence ATGGGAAAATTTAAAGTTATTGTACTGGCAGGTACTGCAGGCACAGGAAAGTCAACCATAGCAGGTGAATTACTACATGAGTTTAAGGACACATATCCCGATCTGAAGTTCATTGAAGGCGATGATTTGCATCCACCTGCCAATGTGGAAAAGATGTCAAGGGGAATTCCCCTAAACGACGACGACCGTTGGGACTGGTTGAAAAAAGTCGCCGTTGAATCAACGAAAGCTGCGGCTAATACCAACGAACATTTATCAATTGTGGCATGTTCGAgcttaaagaagaaatatagAGATTTGATTAGACAAACCTGCCCTGAATCAGAGTTccattttatattcttgTATGCAAGTAAGATAGAAGTATTGAAAAGGCTTAAAACAAGGAAAGGCCATTTTATGAAAGCTGATATGATGGAATCTCAATTTAGGGACTTGGAACTACCTGATAtcaatgaagaaactgACTGTGATATTGTTCCCTTAGATTTCAAAACATTCTATCAAATCGAAAAAGATGTTATATACGTAGTGAAAAGAAGGGTTTTGAAAGTCGAGTAA
- the VHS1 gene encoding putative serine/threonine protein kinase VHS1 (similar to Saccharomyces cerevisiae VHS1 (YDR247W) and SKS1 (YPL026C); ancestral locus Anc_8.477) produces MMLSNNCRINSYLITSQIGEGAYGLVYRAVDIRTDKEYAIKAVVQNCSVSNEILVNEGEMYKNSAKLQRKLAKLFKESKNVVRVPSIDLKSIEDMSEEDFEKLPHYKEISLHLRVHRHKNIVTIHEVLQSTICTFIVMDYYPTDLFTSIVENKHFVTNGLLVKKVFLQICSAISYCHDHGIYHCDIKPENLLLDTDDNVFLCDFGLSTTSTYIRPNVCIGSSYYMPPERISFDNGKISFSKSKGHKVKKFCPSCNGDLWSLGIILINLTCIRNPWLKADKSEDNTYYYFTKDPNILKQILPLSGDFYSLLSKILQVNPKNRIGLQEVMKEVSSITSFTNKGPLSKVPPLPKSVYERFTSPVDSTNKSLSPKQYSHVRKSSKAHNNLPYTSSSDEDDDSGSRSGSLGTLDTDTGLHSSFTSTSCESDNECSKISSKFSLFEKKFNELHMSSSSLTD; encoded by the coding sequence aTGATGTTGTCCAATAATTGCAGAATTAATAGCTATTTAATAACTTCTCAAATTGGCGAAGGTGCGTACGGTCTGGTTTACCGTGCAGTAGATATTCGTACGGATAAGGAATACGCTATCAAAGCGGTAGTTCAAAATTGCAGCGTCAGCAATGAGATTCTCGTAAATGAAGGTGAGATGTACAAGAATAGCGCCAAATTACAGAGAAAACTCGCTAAgcttttcaaagaatcaaaaaatgttgTAAGAGTGCCCTCCATCGATCTGAAGTCGATCGAGGATATGTCAGAAGAGGATTTCGAGAAACTGCCTCACTACAAAGAGATTTCTTTACATTTGAGGGTTCATCGTCATAAAAATATTGTCACCATACATGAGGTCCTGCAATCTACAATCTGTACGTTCATAGTCATGGACTATTACCCAACAGACCTATTTACATCTATTGTAGAAAATAAACATTTCGTCACTAATGGTTTGCTTGTCAAAAAGGTCTTCCTACAAATATGTTCAGCCATTAGTTATTGCCATGACCACGGTATCTATCATTGTGATATCAAGCCTGAGAACTTGCTACTAGATACGGATGATAATGTTTTCCTTTGCGATTTTGGTCTATCCACCACTTCTACATACATCAGGCCAAACGTTTGTATTGGCAGCTCGTATTACATGCCCCCTGAAAGAATCTCGTTTGATAATGGgaaaatttccttttcgaAAAGTAAAGGTCATaaagtaaagaaattttgtCCCTCATGTAACGGTGATCTATGGTCATTAGGTATCATCCTTATCAACTTGACATGTATCAGAAACCCTTGGCTAAAAGCCGACAAAAGTGAGGATAATACTTACTACTACTTTACCAAAGACCCCAATATTTTGAAGCAGATTCTGCCTCTCTCTGGTGACTTTTATTCATTATTGTCCAAGATTTTACAAGTGAATCCAAAAAACAGAATAGGCTTGCAAGAAGTGATGAAAGAGGTTAGTTCCATTACGAGTTTCACGAACAAGGGCCCCTTATCAAAAGTTCCTCCTCTTCCCAAATCTGTTTACGAAAGGTTCACTAGCCCTGTCGATAGCACAAATAAAAGTTTATCACCGAAGCAATACTCGCATGTACGCAAAAGTAGTAAGGCTCACAATAATTTGCCTTATACGTCTTCAAGtgacgaagatgacgacAGTGGCAGTCGCAGTGGCAGTCTCGGGACGCTAGATACAGACACTGGATTGCACTCTTCATTTACAAGCACTTCCTGTGAGTCCGATAATGAATGTTCTAAGATTTCTAGTAAGTTTTCCTTgttcgaaaaaaaattcaatgaacTTCATATGAGTTCCTCTTCTTTAACAGACTAG
- the CHL4 gene encoding Chl4p (similar to Saccharomyces cerevisiae CHL4 (YDR254W); ancestral locus Anc_8.492), whose protein sequence is MASGLRLGDNYVPTSDTSVIFKQLMKLPITVLYDLTISWFAKFGASFDGNIDLLAQTLDLLIEKGVTRKVIVNRILYAYWADGLNIYQLAEIDCHLMISKPNKYKWLPSKAFQGDGKPYVIQLQPTKFIDNLQTDLTKIYHCHVYMFKHPSLPVFITRIQLFDNNNLFLNTSKMGYINKESLYSKLDRIKGKTLISRRPYYVAFPLNSPTIFHSVDKDIYARLVLQSISRTISERETIIFKPIQKVPIKSIHNMITSVGPSRYAESMGPWECYADANFEQSPLHDIEKHQGLVGKRVLMRDFDDSFLTNDENFYGKEEPDIRRLRLEKNMIKFKGSVKGVMDEKYDSLKEFNEHVHNIENGEKKVNSEKTVYVSRYTSLVPVEKVGFTIKNEISNRMITMKLKFSGSDIFGGLHELCDRNLIDVDKVPGWLAGENGTFSGTILNGEFHQELVTKGGLL, encoded by the coding sequence ATGGCTAGTGGATTAAGACTCGGAGATAATTATGTGCCAACTTCTGACACATCAgttattttcaaacaatTGATGAAGCTTCCTATAACTGTTTTATATGATCTCACGATATCATGGTTCGCCAAATTTGGCGCGTCATTTGATGGGAATATAGATCTTCTAGCGCAAACATTAGATTTGTTGATTGAGAAAGGTGTGACACGTAAGGTCATAGTTAATAGAATATTATACGCGTACTGGGCCGATGGCCTCAATATTTACCAATTAGCAGAAATAGATTGCCATTTAATGATAAGTAAACcaaataaatataaatgGCTCCCATCAAAAGCTTTTCAAGGTGATGGAAAACCTTATGTAATACAACTCCAACCCACTAAATTTATAGACAATTTACAAACAGACCTGACGAAAATTTATCACTGCCATGTTTACATGTTCAAACATCCGTCACTACCAGTATTTATCACTAGAATACAGTTAtttgataacaataatttATTTCTGAATACTTCTAAAATGGGATACATAAATAAGGAGTCTCTTTACAGCAAACTGGATAGaattaaaggaaaaacattGATTTCAAGGAGACCATACTACGTCGCCTTTCCACTGAACTCTCCAACGATTTTCCATTCAGTTGATAAAGATATTTATGCCAGGCTAGTCTTGCAAAGTATTAGTCGAACAATATCGGAAAGAGAAACaatcattttcaaaccaATACAAAAAGTACCGATAAAATCAATACATAATATGATTACTTCAGTGGGGCCTTCAAGATATGCAGAGTCCATGGGTCCATGGGAATGCTATGCTGATGCCAATTTTGAGCAGTCCCCATTACACGACATTGAAAAGCATCAAGGACTTGTTGGTAAAAGAGTATTGATGAGGGACTTTgatgattcttttttgacaaatgatgagaattTCTacggaaaagaagaacctGATATAAGGCGACTTAGGTtggagaaaaatatgattaAATTCAAAGGTTCTGTGAAGGGTGTAATGGATGAGAAATATGATAGTCTGAAAGAATTTAACGAACATGTTCacaatattgaaaatggggagaaaaaagtaaattcTGAGAAAACAGTGTATGTTTCTAGATATACGTCCTTGGTTCCTGTTGAGAAAGTTGGGTTTACCATAAAAAACGAAATAAGCAATAGAATGATTACCATGAAATTAAAATTTAGTGGGAGTGATATTTTTGGGGGATTACATGAACTATGTGATAGAAATTTGATAGATGTTGATAAAGTTCCTGGGTGGCTAGCTGGTGAAAACGGAACGTTTTCAGGAACAATACTGAATGGAGAATTTCACCAAGAACTTGTTACTAAAGGTGGATTACTGTAG
- the PAM1 gene encoding Pam1p (similar to Saccharomyces cerevisiae PAM1 (YDR251W) and SVL3 (YPL032C); ancestral locus Anc_8.484), producing MTSALRVLVCGDHPNLILYTSRFQHAKNIEFYLVNNLENAAYEVSSLFYGTEQFQIQNHFQSLQDLINLNNGSRNGDLIFDLIIMSASSLQEIPQVLRDLKTMMNKSTKVLFESSGFVYLEPFIKASVDLSLSNIFSIFTDYDMRRLDNGSYKQYTTVNTKSFFVSIGQTPSVQENSYSSDIIPILNTFQRLFQKLFPKDIVTLYDYSPSTFLSKQWELALPQICFDPLLIILEEKVPSNLDGNVLAKPLISGLLGEILLLIKKMGVTLDNPNFRNESTILKLWKNRYEESPELPALLYNFIHKSSSLNIDLLLLQPILLADDFGVKTPYLECLFTMMSQYQLLNRGESEWFIRKDNSTALTCVDDLQDNIALNDKKIMQLQNLEATQKNQIKQLQNQIISLKQELSFEKSNHEQELGVLKKKVQMGSPLSDCNLSQINTTDIPSSDKVINDDTNYEKSDHGNNSSSNDSRRQSFFNSTSDTTLSRDETSLKERELEVRMKELELQERELELQRKVLQQQQYHQRPPKQGYTGIPGTPTTSSNNNNINSNNNNKGYNPSRKSSYSQPQHVSMMTSRGLHGPNVASPSPVLSANNFVDPISSGTPYNSNNARFSQQIQPQQYMHTVKPTSRKNRSSVMPNVGYVPGLTSNGYGRKFSGNALNGTQSRLNSLSNQSTFRSQQGPPIVQQKSFQNNGGSTRTNRISTTNYNDLNQKPGFANSISSPNLSNIESNINVQKNRNADSAPCVNELNNISQPQLQPQPQYSTSKVPQINITQPSPIQTKFNTSSNPVPVMEYTAPSEDTTSNATTNNDRSVLADDSCKEEVKEKKKKKFSFFGKRKK from the coding sequence ATGACATCTGCATTAAGAGTTTTGGTATGCGGAGATCATCCGAACCTCATTTTATACACATCTAGGTTTCAGCATGCTAAAAATATAGAGTTCTACCTTGTGAACAATTTAGAGAACGCTGCCTACGAGGTTAGTTCATTATTTTACGGGACAGAACAGTTTCAAATTCAGAATCATTTTCAATCTCTCCAAGATTTAATAAACCTCAACAATGGAAGTAGAAATGGGGATTTGATATTTGACTTGATAATAATGAGTGCGTCTTCACTGCAAGAAATTCCGCAAGTGTTGagagatttgaaaacaatgatgaaTAAAAGCACGAAAGtattatttgaaagtaGCGGATTTGTCTATTTGGAGCCATTTATTAAGGCATCGGTTGATCTGTCGctatcaaatatttttagCATCTTTACAGATTATGATATGAGACGTTTGGACAATGGTTCGTACAAACAGTACACAACTGTGAATACTAAAtccttttttgtttcgATCGGTCAAACACCCTCTGTCCAGGAGAACAGTTATTCAAGTGACATTATCCCTATTTTGAATACGTTTCAGAGGTTATTTCAAAAGCTGTTTCCTAAGGACATCGTGACACTCTATGATTATTCTCCTTCCACTTTCTTGAGCAAACAGTGGGAGTTGGCTCTACCTCAAATATGTTTTGATCCtttattaataatattagaaGAGAAGGTTCCATCAAATTTGGATGGGAATGTCTTGGCTAAACCTCTCATTTCAGGTTTATTAGGCGAAATTCTACtgctaataaaaaaaatgggtgTAACCTTAGACAATCCAAATTTTCGAAATGAGTCAACAATATTGAAACTTTGGAAGAATAGATATGAGGAGTCACCTGAACTCCCTGCACTTCTGTACAATTTCATCCAtaaatcttcatctttaaaTATTGATTTGCTGTTATTACAACCGATATTGCTAGCAGATGACTTTGGGGTCAAGACGCCATATTTAGAATGTTTGTTTACAATGATGAGTCAGTATCAATTATTGAATAGGGGCGAATCTGAATGGTTCATAAGAAAGGACAATAGCACAGCTTTAACTTGCGTTGATGACTTACAAGATAATATTGCACtaaatgacaaaaaaatcatgcAGTTGCAAAATTTGGAAGCgactcaaaaaaatcagataaAACAACTTCAAAACCAAATTATAAGCCTAAAACAGGAACTTTCCTTCGAGAAATCAAATCACGAACAAGAGTTGGGTgttttaaaaaagaaagtgcAAATGGGCAGTCCGTTATCCGACTGCAATCTATCACAAATTAATACTACTGATATACCTAGTTCTGATAAAGTTATCAATGATGATACAAATTACGAAAAAAGCGATCATGGCAATAACAGTAGCAGTAATGATAGCAGAAGACAgtcttttttcaactcaACATCGGACACAACATTATCCAGAGATGAAACCTCATTGAAAGAACGTGAATTAGAAGTGCGAATGAAGGAATTGGAACTTCAAGAGCGTGAATTAGAATTGCAGAGGAAAGTTCTccaacaacagcaatatCATCAGAGACCGCCTAAACAGGGATACACTGGTATACCTGGCACGCCGACTACCAgcagtaataataataatattaatagcaataacaataataaaggTTACAATCCAAGTAGAAAATCATCTTATAGTCAACCTCAACATGTGTCTATGATGACTAGCAGAGGCTTACATGGTCCAAATGTCGCAAGTCCTAGCCCCGTTCTTTCGGCTAACAACTTTGTTGATCCAATATCTTCTGGGACACCATATAACAGTAATAATGCTCGGTTCAGTCAACAAATTCAACCACAGCAGTATATGCACACTGTTAAACCTACAAGTAGGAAGAACAGAAGTAGTGTCATGCCTAATGTAGGCTATGTTCCTGGGCTAACTAGCAATGGGTATGGTAGAAAATTTAGTGGTAATGCTTTGAACGGTACACAAAGTCGTTTGAATTCACTTTCAAATCAAAGTACCTTTAGATCTCAACAAGGTCCACCTATAGTACAGCAAAAatcctttcaaaataatgGCGGTAGTACAAGGACTAATCGTATATCTACCACGAATTACAATGATTTAAATCAAAAACCGGGGTTTGCTAACTCTATTTCAAGCCCGAATTTAAGCAATATAGAGAGTAACATTAACGTacaaaagaatagaaatGCGGATTCTGCTCCGTGTGTTAATGAACTGAACAATATTTCCCAGCCTCAATTACAACCTCAACCCCAATACAGTACATCAAAAGTTCCCCAGATCAATATAACGCAACCATCACCAATTCAAACCAAATTTAATACAAGCAGTAATCCTGTTCCTGTAATGGAATATACGGCACCTTCAGAGGATACAACTTCAAACGCAACTACAAATAATGATAGAAGTGTATTGGCAGATGATAGCTGCAAAGAGGAAgttaaggaaaaaaagaagaaaaagttcagtttttttggaaagagaaagaaatga